The Oxyura jamaicensis isolate SHBP4307 breed ruddy duck chromosome 24, BPBGC_Ojam_1.0, whole genome shotgun sequence genome contains a region encoding:
- the TTC36 gene encoding tetratricopeptide repeat protein 36, with protein MATANDRAILQTIFNPSTPFGDIPGLDEEEDIQEEEETFAPELLEQVRDLELQGVSAAESGDVSTALERFNEAIRLLPERASGYNNRAQALRLKGDVAGALRDLDTAIHLGKGCGRAACQSFVQRGLIHRLQARDEDARRDFKRAARLGSAFARQQLVLLNPYSALCNQMLCEMLGRLRNPNSASSN; from the exons ATGGCCACCGCAAATGACAGAGCCATCCTGCAGACCATTTTTAACCCCAGCACTCCGTTTGGGGACATCCCTGGACTGGATGAGGAGGAGGACATCCAGGAGGAAG AGGAGACCTTTGCGccggagctgctggagcaggtccGGGACCTGGAGTTGCAGGgggtttctgctgctgaatCTGGAGATGTGAGCACAGCCCTGGAACGGTTCAACGAGGCCATCCGTCTGCTCCCTGAGCGCGCCTCGGGATACAACAACCGGGCCCAGGCCCTGCGTCTCAAGGGGGATGTGGCAG GTGCGCTGCGGGACTTGGACACCGCCATCCACCTGGGCAAGGGCTGTGGCCGTGCCGCCTGCCAGAGCTTCGTGCAGCGGGGGCTGATCCACCGGCTTCAGGCCCGTGATGAGGACGCCCGGCGCGACTTCAAGCGTGCAGCACGCCTGGGCAGCGCATTCGCAcggcagcagctggtgctgctgaacCCCTACTCTGCACTCTGCAACCAGATGCTCTGTGAGATGCTGGGGCGGCTGCGCAACCCCAACAGTGCCAGCAGCAATTGA